One stretch of Meleagris gallopavo isolate NT-WF06-2002-E0010 breed Aviagen turkey brand Nicholas breeding stock chromosome 14, Turkey_5.1, whole genome shotgun sequence DNA includes these proteins:
- the LMOD3 gene encoding leiomodin-3, translating to MSEVGQTSDEDVSPEDINEDEILANLSPEELKELQSEMEVMAPDPELPIGMIQRDQTEKPPTGSFDHRSLVDYLYWQKASRRMLEDERVPVTLLPSERMTAEEMGDSGGRRGPEADGKERHYKNESVSHAVAQPEEMNRDGSNEEREEEEEEEEGEEEEDESESETKETCVSENHHSDQTSKQAGTESGETTEKSDENEKKISKLNIPKKLALDTSFMKLSARPSGNQTNLEDSLEKVRKNNPEMKELNLNNIENIPKEMLIDFVNAMKKNKNIKTFSLANVGADDSVAFALANMLRENRSITTLNIDSNFISGKGVVAIMRCLQYNEVLTEFRFHNQRSMLGHQAEMEIARLLKANNTLLKMGYHFELPGPRMVVTNLLSRNLDKQRQKRQEGQRQQQMKEQRELITMLENGLGLPPGMWEMLGGPVPQSRPQEAPPAPKPPIPTSAPQGRGKESTRPTASEQPRGAEPSFRVIKLKKIQRKPAVPKYVEPTEKTNLKDVIKTLKPIPRRRPPPLVEITPRDQLLNDIRQSNVAYLKPVPLPKQLE from the exons ATGTCTGAAGTCGGCCAAACGTCTGACGAAGACGTGTCCCCCGAGGACATAAATGAAGACGAAATACTGGCCAACCTCTCCCCTGAggagctgaaggagctgcagagTGAAATGGAAGTGATGGCCCCTGACCCTGAGCTCCCCATAGGAATGATACAGAGGGATCAGACAGAGAAGCCCCCAACGGGCAGCTTTGACCACCGCTCCCTGGTGGATTACCTGTACTGGCAAAAGGCGTCCCGACGCATGCTTGAGGATGAGAGAGTTCCCGTCACCCTCCTGCCCTCCGAG agAATGACTGCAGAGGAGATGGGAGACAGTGGTGGCAGGAGGGGGCCAGAGGCTGATGGGAAAGAGCGGCACTACAAAAATGAGAGTGTGTCACATGCAGTAGCACAGCCTGAGGAGATGAACAGAGATGGAAGCAatgaggagagagaggaggaggaggaagaggaggaaggtgaagaggaggaagatgagagtgagtcagaaacaaaggaaacttGTGTTAGTGAAAACCATCACAGTGAtcaaacaagcaagcaagcaggTACGGAATCAGGGGAAACTACAGAAAAgtcagatgaaaatgaaaagaaaatctcaaaatTGAACATCCCCAAAAAGTTAGCGTTGGATACCAGCTTCATGAAGCTCAGTGCCAGGCCATCAGGAAATCAAACCAACTTAGAAGACAGCTTGGAGAAAGTCCGAAAAAACAATCCAGAGATGAAGGAGCTCAACCTGAACAACATAGAGAACATCCCCAAAGAAATGCTGATAGACTTTGTCAATGCGATGAAGAAGAATAAGAACATAAAAACGTTCAGCTTGGCCAACGTGGGAGCCGATGACAGTGTTGCATTTGCACTGGCCAATATGTTGCGTGAGAACAGGAGTATCACCACACTCAACATCGACTCCAACTTCATCTCTGGGAAGGGCGTTGTGGCCATCATGAGGTGCCTGCAGTACAACGAGGTGCTGACGGAGTTCCGCTTCCACAACCAGAGGAGCATGCTGGGCCACCAGGCCGAGATGGAGATCGCCAGGCTGCTGAAGGCCAACAACACCCTGCTGAAAATGGGCTACCACTTCGAGCTGCCGGGGCCCAGGATGGTGGTGACCAACCTGCTGAGCAGGAACCTGGATAAGCAGAGGCAGAAGAGGCAGGAGGggcaaaggcagcagcaaatgaaagagcagagagagctgaTCACCATGCTGGAGAATGGACTGGGCTTGCCACCTGGGATGTGGGAGATGTTGGGGGGGCCGGTGCCCCAGTCCAGGCCGCAGGAAGCTCCCCCAGCACCCAAacctcccatccccacctcAGCACCTCAGGGACGGGGGAAGGAAAGCACACGACCCACAGCTTCTGAGCAGCCGCGTGGGGCTGAGCCCAGCTTCAGGGTGATCAAGCTGAAGAAGATCCAACGCAAACCCGCCGTGCCCAAGTATGTGGAACCCACTGAGAAAACCAACCTCAAGGATGTGATCAAGACCCTGAAGCCGATCCCCAGGAGAAGGCCCCCTCCTCTCGTCGAGATAACACCACGAGATCAGCTGCTGAATGACATTCGTCAGAGCAACGTCGCGTACCTCAAACCG